In Dehalococcoidia bacterium, a genomic segment contains:
- a CDS encoding FAD-binding protein translates to MAVYQHDVLIIGAGLAGMRAAIAAQLEGADVAIISKVHPVRSHSNAAQGGINAALGEDDSWEEHAFDTVKGSDYLGDQDAIEVLCREAGPALIELERMGVIFHREESGRLGSRSFGGASKARTYFVGDITGQAILHVLYEQLIKHGLRVYEEWFVTDLIVEDAVCKGAVAMEIRTGNVHVIAAKSTIIATGGLGRMYEPSTNALICTGDGISLAYRIGAPIIDMEMVQFHPTTLKGSGVLITEGARSEGGYLLNSEGERFMSKYAPNMMELASRDVVSRAEQTEINEGRGVDGCVLLDLRHLGEERVRERLWQIREIGIDFAGVDLVKEPIPVRPGVHYIMGGVKTDIDGKTPLEGLYAAGEAACVSVHGANRLGANSLLDTVVFGRRSGVATAERARSVMGWTPPSDRYAEETKRKLQAFLDRPLNGDRVAKIRLDMGNMMSELVGVFRTEEQLRLAVERMKDIRARYEKVGVENKGKVFNTDLLFAIELGFMIDCAEMTCVSAVARKESRGAHYRTDFPQRDDANFLKHIACTYSPEGPQLSEMPVTITRWQPQERKY, encoded by the coding sequence GTGGCAGTCTACCAGCACGATGTCCTGATTATCGGGGCCGGTCTCGCGGGGATGCGGGCGGCCATCGCGGCGCAGCTGGAGGGGGCGGACGTCGCGATCATTAGCAAGGTCCACCCCGTGCGCAGCCATTCCAATGCCGCCCAGGGCGGCATTAATGCTGCTCTGGGGGAAGACGACTCCTGGGAAGAGCACGCCTTCGACACGGTGAAGGGCTCCGACTACCTGGGCGACCAGGACGCGATCGAGGTGCTGTGCCGGGAGGCGGGGCCGGCGCTGATCGAGCTCGAGCGCATGGGGGTCATCTTCCACCGCGAGGAGAGCGGGCGCCTGGGGTCGCGGTCGTTTGGCGGGGCCTCCAAGGCGCGGACGTATTTCGTCGGCGACATCACCGGCCAGGCTATCCTGCACGTCCTCTACGAGCAGCTGATCAAGCACGGCCTGCGGGTCTACGAAGAGTGGTTCGTCACGGACCTCATTGTCGAGGACGCCGTGTGCAAGGGCGCGGTGGCGATGGAGATCCGGACGGGCAACGTGCACGTCATCGCCGCGAAGTCGACGATCATCGCGACAGGCGGGCTGGGGCGGATGTACGAGCCAAGCACGAACGCCCTGATCTGCACCGGCGACGGCATCAGCCTCGCCTACCGCATTGGCGCACCCATCATCGACATGGAGATGGTGCAGTTCCACCCGACCACGCTAAAGGGCTCGGGGGTGCTGATCACGGAGGGCGCTCGCTCCGAAGGCGGCTACCTGCTCAACTCCGAGGGCGAGCGCTTCATGAGCAAGTACGCCCCGAACATGATGGAGCTTGCCAGCCGTGATGTGGTGTCGCGGGCGGAGCAGACGGAGATCAATGAGGGACGGGGCGTCGACGGCTGCGTGCTGCTGGACCTCCGGCACCTGGGCGAAGAGCGGGTGCGTGAACGGCTGTGGCAGATCCGGGAGATCGGCATCGACTTCGCGGGAGTCGACCTGGTGAAGGAGCCGATCCCGGTACGCCCCGGGGTCCACTACATCATGGGCGGCGTGAAGACGGACATCGACGGCAAGACGCCGCTCGAGGGGCTGTACGCGGCGGGCGAGGCTGCCTGCGTCAGCGTCCACGGCGCTAACCGGCTGGGCGCGAACTCGCTGCTGGATACGGTCGTCTTCGGACGGCGTTCGGGCGTAGCGACGGCGGAGCGGGCGCGCAGCGTGATGGGCTGGACGCCGCCCTCGGATCGCTACGCTGAGGAGACGAAGCGGAAGCTGCAGGCGTTCCTCGACCGGCCGCTGAACGGCGACCGCGTGGCCAAGATCCGACTCGACATGGGCAACATGATGAGCGAGCTCGTCGGCGTGTTCCGCACCGAGGAGCAGCTGCGCCTGGCGGTCGAGAGGATGAAGGACATCCGCGCGCGCTACGAGAAGGTGGGCGTGGAGAACAAGGGCAAGGTGTTCAACACGGACCTCCTGTTCGCGATCGAGCTGGGGTTCATGATCGACTGCGCCGAGATGACGTGCGTGAGCGCCGTCGCGCGCAAGGAGAGCCGCGGCGCGCACTACCGCACTGACTTCCCCCAGCGCGACGACGCGAACTTCC
- a CDS encoding FAD-binding protein yields the protein MAVFKHEVLVIGAGMAGMRAALEAMREGANLAILTKVHPLRSHSVAAQGGINAALGEADTWEEHAFDTVKGSDYLADQDIVEIFAREAPGDIVELERMGTVFTRWDDGRIAQRPFGGAGTPRACYIADITGQAILHVLFEQLLKYGIGVYEEWFAVDLIVQDGVCRGVSAIDMRSGELHVVEAGAVVLATGGLGRVYHPTTNSFICTGDGMALAYRAGAPLQDMEMVQFHPTTLKESGILMTEGCRGEGGYLLNSEGERFMSKYAPNMMELASRDVVSRAEQTEIDEGRGVDGCVLLDLRHLGEAKIRERLPQIRELAIDVAGVDPAKDPIPVRPGMHYSMGGVKVDANGASPLPGLFAAGEVASVGLHGANRLGGNSLMETVTFGRRAGKAAAEFARGLKQAPLNEGSLAPSLTRIRELMDRPLNGGDLPARLRQEMGEAMKEHFGIFRDEAQMREGLAKIADYRSRYAGVPVRNKGKVYNYDLLSVLELGFLVDLAEVIAAGAIARKESRGAHSRRDYPERDDQNWMKHTVAWRTPQGPRLEYEDVRVTRWAPQKRSY from the coding sequence GTGGCGGTATTCAAGCACGAAGTCCTTGTGATTGGCGCCGGCATGGCGGGTATGCGCGCCGCCCTTGAGGCGATGCGGGAGGGCGCAAACCTGGCCATCCTGACGAAGGTACACCCGCTCCGGAGCCATTCGGTGGCGGCGCAGGGCGGCATCAACGCCGCTCTCGGCGAAGCCGACACGTGGGAGGAGCACGCCTTCGACACGGTGAAGGGCTCCGACTACCTGGCAGACCAGGACATCGTGGAGATCTTCGCCAGGGAGGCGCCGGGCGACATCGTCGAACTTGAGCGCATGGGCACGGTGTTCACGCGCTGGGACGATGGGCGGATCGCCCAGCGGCCCTTCGGCGGGGCCGGCACGCCGCGCGCCTGCTACATCGCCGACATTACGGGCCAGGCGATCCTGCACGTCCTCTTCGAGCAGCTCCTGAAGTACGGCATCGGCGTGTACGAGGAGTGGTTCGCGGTGGACCTGATAGTGCAGGACGGCGTATGCCGCGGCGTTTCCGCCATCGACATGCGAAGCGGGGAGCTGCACGTGGTGGAAGCGGGCGCGGTTGTGCTGGCCACGGGCGGCCTGGGCCGCGTCTATCACCCGACTACGAACTCGTTCATCTGCACCGGGGACGGCATGGCGCTGGCCTATCGCGCCGGCGCGCCGCTGCAGGACATGGAGATGGTGCAGTTCCACCCGACGACGCTGAAGGAGAGCGGCATCCTCATGACCGAAGGCTGCCGGGGCGAGGGCGGCTACCTGCTCAACTCCGAGGGCGAGCGCTTCATGAGCAAGTACGCCCCGAACATGATGGAGCTTGCCAGCCGCGACGTGGTCTCGCGGGCGGAGCAGACGGAGATCGACGAAGGGCGGGGCGTGGACGGCTGCGTACTGCTGGACCTCCGGCACCTGGGCGAGGCGAAGATCCGCGAACGGCTGCCCCAGATCCGTGAGCTGGCGATAGATGTCGCCGGCGTCGACCCGGCGAAGGACCCGATCCCGGTGCGGCCGGGCATGCACTACTCGATGGGCGGCGTGAAGGTGGACGCGAACGGCGCCAGTCCCCTGCCGGGACTCTTCGCCGCCGGCGAAGTGGCTTCCGTTGGGCTGCACGGGGCGAACCGGCTCGGGGGCAACTCGCTGATGGAAACGGTGACCTTCGGCCGTCGGGCCGGCAAGGCGGCAGCCGAGTTCGCGCGCGGCCTCAAGCAGGCGCCCCTGAACGAGGGCTCGCTCGCGCCCTCGCTCACCCGGATCCGGGAACTGATGGACCGGCCTCTGAACGGCGGCGACCTGCCGGCGCGCCTGCGCCAGGAGATGGGCGAGGCGATGAAGGAGCACTTCGGCATCTTCCGGGACGAGGCGCAGATGCGCGAAGGGTTGGCGAAGATCGCCGACTACCGGTCTCGTTACGCGGGCGTGCCGGTCCGCAACAAGGGCAAGGTGTACAACTATGACCTGCTCTCTGTCCTGGAGCTGGGTTTCCTGGTTGACCTGGCGGAGGTGATCGCGGCAGGCGCGATCGCGCGGAAGGAGAGCCGCGGAGCGCACTCGCGCCGGGACTACCCGGAGCGGGACGACCAGAACTGGATGAAGCACACGGTGGCGTGGCGGACGCCGCAGGGGCCGCGCCTGGAGTACGAGGACGTGAGGGTAACGCGCTGGGCGCCGCAGAAGCGCAGCTACTAG
- a CDS encoding TIGR00730 family Rossman fold protein — protein sequence MNLRNDLLTAPAHPHPEETELLEGPKRREIELLRAIRIFFEFMRGFRALHFLGPCVTVFGSARFEEDHPYYALARETGALLAREGFTVMTGGGPGIMEAANRGAKEAGGRSVGCNIELIREQKPNAYLDRFVTFRYFFVRKVMLVKYSYAFVVMPGGFGTLDEVFETATLIQTGKISDFPVVLMGAQFWLPMLHFMSETLVEAGTLDKGELAIFKVTDSPQEAVDYIRETAMAKFGLTRKAPRRRWFLGERNGNGRQPA from the coding sequence GAGACGGAGCTTCTCGAAGGCCCGAAAAGGCGGGAGATCGAGCTGCTCCGGGCGATCCGCATCTTCTTCGAGTTCATGAGGGGATTCCGGGCGCTGCACTTCCTGGGACCTTGCGTGACGGTGTTTGGCTCCGCCCGCTTCGAAGAAGACCACCCCTACTACGCCCTGGCGCGGGAGACGGGAGCGCTCCTGGCTCGGGAGGGCTTCACGGTGATGACGGGAGGCGGGCCGGGGATCATGGAGGCCGCGAACCGCGGCGCCAAGGAGGCCGGCGGACGGAGCGTCGGCTGCAACATCGAGCTGATCCGGGAGCAGAAGCCCAACGCCTACCTGGACCGCTTCGTGACCTTTCGCTACTTCTTCGTGCGCAAGGTCATGTTGGTCAAGTACTCGTACGCCTTCGTGGTCATGCCGGGAGGGTTCGGCACCCTGGACGAGGTGTTCGAGACAGCGACCCTGATCCAGACGGGGAAGATCAGCGACTTCCCGGTCGTGCTGATGGGAGCGCAGTTCTGGCTGCCGATGTTGCACTTCATGAGTGAGACGCTGGTCGAAGCCGGCACGCTGGACAAGGGAGAACTGGCGATCTTCAAGGTGACGGACTCGCCGCAAGAAGCGGTGGACTACATCCGTGAGACTGCAATGGCGAAGTTCGGGCTGACCCGAAAGGCCCCCCGCCGCCGCTGGTTCCTGGGCGAGCGCAACGGCAACGGCAGACAGCCGGCCTGA
- a CDS encoding PEP/pyruvate-binding domain-containing protein, whose product MAFIEWLHRGRLPRELVGGKAASLSEMLSAGFAVPLGYAVNADGYRCFEEAAGIEAAAEGAAGLDPKDLAAVRAFSEKVTTAVMSADLPDELREQVAAAYDELVSMSGVASAVRSSAVSEDGAGASFAGLYESYLNVLGVNGVLDSLKRCYASLWSERAIRYRALKGMPIGGEAMAVVVMGLVPSEKSGIAFTAHPVTGDRDRVVINASYGLGEAIVSGRVTPDAFVVHKESLGLLEREIYEKCLAIFPHPDGGGTIERELEPGRANAPSISDEEAKAVARIALQVEEHFGSPQDVEWGMAAGQIYLLQSRPITTL is encoded by the coding sequence TTGGCTTTCATCGAATGGCTGCACCGTGGCAGGTTGCCCCGCGAGCTGGTTGGTGGAAAGGCGGCGTCGCTCTCGGAGATGCTGTCCGCGGGGTTCGCGGTACCGCTGGGCTACGCCGTGAACGCGGACGGGTACCGCTGCTTCGAGGAGGCTGCGGGCATCGAGGCTGCTGCCGAGGGCGCGGCCGGGCTTGACCCGAAGGACCTCGCGGCCGTCAGGGCGTTCTCGGAAAAGGTTACGACGGCGGTGATGAGCGCCGACTTGCCGGACGAACTACGGGAGCAGGTTGCGGCAGCGTACGATGAGCTGGTGTCGATGTCCGGCGTGGCGAGCGCGGTGCGCTCTTCCGCCGTCTCGGAGGACGGCGCGGGCGCGTCCTTCGCCGGCCTCTACGAGTCCTACCTCAATGTCCTCGGCGTAAACGGCGTGCTCGACTCTCTGAAGAGGTGCTATGCCTCGTTGTGGTCAGAGCGCGCCATTCGCTACCGGGCGCTGAAAGGGATGCCGATCGGTGGCGAGGCGATGGCGGTGGTCGTGATGGGCCTGGTGCCCTCCGAGAAGTCCGGCATCGCGTTCACAGCCCACCCCGTAACGGGGGACCGCGACCGCGTGGTGATCAACGCGAGCTACGGACTGGGCGAGGCGATAGTGTCGGGGCGCGTGACGCCGGACGCCTTCGTAGTGCACAAGGAGTCGCTGGGTCTGCTGGAGCGGGAGATCTACGAGAAGTGCCTGGCCATCTTCCCGCACCCGGACGGCGGCGGGACCATCGAACGCGAGTTGGAGCCGGGCCGCGCGAACGCCCCCTCGATCTCGGATGAAGAGGCGAAGGCGGTGGCGCGCATTGCGCTGCAGGTGGAGGAGCACTTCGGGTCGCCGCAAGACGTGGAGTGGGGGATGGCGGCGGGGCAGATCTACCTGTTGCAGTCTCGGCCGATCACGACGCTGTAG